In a single window of the Mustela nigripes isolate SB6536 chromosome 17, MUSNIG.SB6536, whole genome shotgun sequence genome:
- the PDP2 gene encoding pyruvate dehydrogenase [acetyl-transferring]-phosphatase 2, mitochondrial, whose product MPSTLPFWILKNSARSGIATLQGGKRLYSRWASRNEARWRLFSYLPGTRKSSVPCSGFALQKASRHTSTEEDDFQLQLSPQQVNEVLRAGESAHKILDLVSGVPNSVLRFESNQLAANSPVEDRRGIATCLQTNGLMFGIFDGHGGHACAQAVSERLFYYVAVSLMSQQTLERMEGAVESMKPLLPILHWLKRPGDSIYKDVTSVHLDHLRVYWQELLDLHMEMGLNIKEALTHSFQRLDSDISLEVQAPLEDEMTRNLSLQVAFSGATACMAHVDGVHLHVANAGDCRAILGVQEDNGMWSCLPLTCDHNAWNPAELSRLKREHPESEDRTVIMDHRLLGVLMPCRAFGDVQLKWSKELQHSVLERGFDTEALNIYQFTPPHYYTPPYLTAKPEVTYHRLRPQDKFLVLASDGLWDVLGNEEVVRLVVEHLAEAGRHKPDLAQRPANLGLMQSLLLQRKAQGLHAADQNAATRLIRHAIGTNEYGEMEPERLTAMLTLPEDLARMYRDDITVTVVYFNSDSIDAYYRGG is encoded by the coding sequence ATGCCAAGTACTTTGCCCTTCTGGATCTTAAAAAATTCTGCGAGGAGCGGCATTGCAACATTACAGGGGGGCAAACGTTTATATTCAAGGTGGGCCTCAAGAAATGAAGCAAGGTGGAGACTCTTTTCCTACCTACCAGGCACCAGAAAAAGCAGTGTCCCGTGCAGTGGctttgctctgcagaaagcctCCAGACACACATCAACAGAGGAAGATGACTTTCAGTTGCAGCTCAGCCCTCAGCAGGTAAATGAAGTTCTGCGAGCCGGCGAGTCAGCCCACAAGATTCTTGACCTCGTCAGTGGAGTCCCAAATTCGGTGTTACGGTTTGAGAGCAACCAGCTGGCTGCCAATTCCCCGGTGGAAGACCGTCGAGGTATCGCTACCTGCCTGCAGACCAATGGTCTGATGTTTGGCATCTTTGATGGACACGGTGGCCATGCGTGTGCTCAAGCAGTGAGTGAGAGGCTCTTCTACTATGTGGCCGTGTCACTGATGTCCCAGCAGACCCTGGAGCGGATGGAGGGAGCTGTGGAAAGCATGAAGCCCCTGCTGCCCATCCTGCATTGGCTCAAGCGCCCAGGGGACAGTATCTACAAGGATGTCACGTCCGTGCACCTCGATCACCTCCGTGTCTACTGGCAGGAGCTGCTTGACCTGCACATGGAAATGGGACTCAACATTAAGGAAGCATTAACTCATTCCTTCCAGAGACTGGATTCTGACATCTCGCTGGAAGTCCAGGCCCCCTTGGAAGATGAGATGACAAGGAACCTTTCACTCCAGGTCGCCTTCTCTGGAGCAACAGCTTGCATGGCCCACGTGGATGGAGTTCACTTGCATGTGGCAAACGCTGGTGACTGTCGGGCCATCCTTGGGGTCCAGGAGGACAATGGCATGTGGTCTTGTCTACCCCTCACCTGCGACCATAATGCCTGGAACCCGGCCGAGCTGTCACGGCTGAAGAGGGAGCACCCTGAGTCAGAGGACAGGACAGTCATCATGGACCACAGGCTGCTGGGCGTCCTCATGCCCTGCAGGGCCTTTGGGGATGTCCAGCTGAAGTGGAGTAAAGAGCTGCAGCACAGTGTCCTGGAGAGGGGCTTTGACACCGAGGCCCTTAATATTTACCAGTTTACCCCCCCACATTACTATACTCCCCCCTACCTGACTGCCAAGCCTGAGGTCACCTACCACCGGCTGAGACCCCAGGATAAGTTCCTCGTGCTGGCCTCAGATGGTCTGTGGGACGTGTTGGGCAACGAGGAagtggtgaggctggtggtggagCACCTGGCCGAAGCAGGTCGGCACAAGCCAGACCTGGCCCAGAGACCTGCCAACCTGGGACTCATGCAGAGCCTGCTGCTGCAGAGGAAAGCCCAGGGGCTCCACGCAGCCGACCAAAACGCGGCCACACGTCTGATCAGACACGCCATAGGGACCAATGAGTACGGGGAGATGGAGCCTGAGCGGCTGACAGCGATGCTGACGTTGCCAGAGGACTTGGCGAGGATGTACAGGGATGACATCACTGTCACGGTGGTGTATTTTAACTCAGACTCAATAGATGCCTATTACAGGGGGGGTTGA
- the CDH16 gene encoding cadherin-16 yields the protein MVPAWLLLLCLSIAQVFPEDQYAELKVEVPENYGGNFPLYLIKLPLPPEETEGKIVLSGTPGMVAEGLFAVDPESGFLLVTRTLDREEQSEYQLQVTLETEDGRVLWGPQPVLVDVKDENDQVPHFSQFVYKFQLSLGTKPGIPFLFLEASDGDEPGTANSDLRFYILNQAPAQPSPHMFQLEPQLGALALSPEGSTSLGQAAEGLYQLLVQVKDMGDQASGHQATATVDVFIVENTWVPLDPVHVPENLKVPYPHPIAQVHWNGGDVHYHLESQPPGPFDVDTEGKVYVTKELDRESQAEYLLQVRAQNTHREDYIEPLELRLVVMDDNDNAPVCSPRDSPVSIPELSPPGTKVTRLLAEDMDAPGSLNSHIVYQLLSPEPEEGADGRAFELDFTSGSVTLGDAPLRAGQNILLRVKAVDRGGAEGGLSSTCEVAVTITDINDHAPEFTISQIEPVSLPEDAEPGTLVATLMATDADLEPAFRLMDFAIEAGDMEGTFGLDWEPDSSHVQLRLLKNLSYEAASSHRLVVVVRSVAELVGPGPGPGATATVTVLVEKPVPPPRLDQSYEASVPVSTPAGSLLLTIQPSEPVSSPLRFSLLNDSEGWLCIKEVSGEVRTARPLQGAQPGDMYTVLVEAQYEDRPTLSTSATLVIHFLKSPFAWAPTLNPVPTRHLCTPRQDHGVVISGPREDPDPAGGHGPYSFALGPNPTVQRDWHLQALNGSHAYLTLALHWVEPREHTVPVVVSHNTGTWQLLVQVIVCRCNVEGQCMRKVGRMKGMPSKLSAVGILVGTLMAIGIFLILIFTHLTLARKKDLDQPVDSVPLKAAV from the exons ATGGTCCCTGCCTGGCTGTTGCTGCTTTGCCTCTCCATAGCCCAG GTTTTCCCCGAAGACCAGTATGCAGAACTGAAGGTGGAAGTCCCCGAAAACTATGGTGGAAATTTCCCTTTGTACCTGATCAAG CTGCCACTGCCCCCTGAGGAAACAGAGGGCAAGATTGTGCTGTCGGGGACCCCAGGCATGGTAGCTGAGGGCCTCTTTGCTGTGGATCCAGAGTCTGGCTTCTTGCTGGTGACCAGGACCCTGGACCGAGAGGAACAGTCCGAGTACCAGCTGCAA GTCACCCTGGAGACTGAGGATGGACGTGTCTTGTGGGGCCCACAGCCTGTGCTTGTGGATGTGAAGGATGAGAATgaccaggtgccccacttctctCAGTTCGTCTACAAATTTCAGCTGAGCCTGGGCACCAAGCCTG GcatccccttcctcttccttgagGCTTCGGACGGGGATGAGCCGGGCACAGCCAACTCCGATCTCCGATTCTACATCCTGAaccaggccccagcccagccttCCCCACACATGTTCCAGCTGGAGCCTCAGCTGGGGGCTCTGGCCCTCAGCCCTGAAG GAAGCACCAGCCTAGGCCAGGCTGCGGAAGGGCTCTACCAGCTATTGGTACAGGTCAAGGACATGGGTGACCAGGCTTCGGGCCACCAGGCCACTGCCACCGTAGATGTCTTCATAGTAGAGAACACCTGGGTTCCCCTAGATCCCGTCCACGTGCCAGAGAATCTCAAAGTTCCATACCCACACCCCATAGCCCAG GTACACTGGAATGGGGGAGATGTACATTATCACCTGGAGAGCCAGCCCCCTGGCCCCTTTGATGTGGATACAGAGGGAAAAGTCTACGTGACCAAGGAGCTAGACCGAGAATCCCAGGCTGAG TACCTGCTCCAGGTGCGGGCTCAGAACACCCACCGTGAGGACTACATAGAACCTCTGGAGCTGCGACTGGTGGTGATGGATGACAATGACAATGCACCTGTCTGCTCTCCACGGGACTCCCCAGTCAGCATTCCTGAGCTCAGCCCCCCAG GCACCAAGGTGACTAGGCTGTTGGCAGAGGACATGGATGCCCCCGGTTCCCTCAATTCCCACATTGTGTATCAGCTGCTGAGCCCTGAGCCTGAGGAGGGAGCAGATGGAAGAGCCTTTGAGCTGGACTTCACCTCAGGCAGTGTGACACTGGGGGATGCCCCGCTCCGTGCTGGCCAGAACATCCTGCTCCGGGTGAAGGCCGTTGACCGAGGTGGAGCTGAGGGTG GCCTCAGCAGCACGTGTGAGGTCGCTGTCACAATCACAGATATCAATGACCATGCCCCCGAGTTCACTATTTCCCAG ATTGAGCCTGTGAGCCTTCCTGAGGATGCAGAGCCAGGGACTCTAGTGGCCACACTCATGGCCACTGATGCTGACCTTGAGCCTGCCTTCCGCCTCATGGACTTTGCCATTGAGGCAGGGGATATGGAGGGAACCTTTGGCCTGGATTGGGAGCCAGACTCCAGTCATGTCCAACTCCGACTCCTCAAG AACCTCAGCTATGAGGCAGCTTCCAGTCACAGGTTGGTGGTGGTGGTCCGGAGCGTGGCAGAATTGGTGgggccaggcccaggccctgGAGCCACAGCCACAGTGACGGTGCTGGTGGAAAAGCCGGTGCCACCCCCCAGGCTGGACCAGAGCTACGAAGCCAGTGTTCCAGTCAGCACCCCAGCTGGCTCCCTCCTGCTGACCATCCAACCCTCAGAACCCGTAAGCAGCCCCCTCAG gttctCCCTGCTCAATGACTCAGAGGGCTGGCTCTGCATCAAGGAGGTCTCTGGGGAGGTGCGCACAGCCCGGCCCCTGCAGGGCGCCCAGCCTGGGGACATGTACACAGTGCTCGTGGAGGCCCAGTACGAAG ACCGGCCGACACTGAGCACCTCTGCAACCCTCGTGATCCACTTCCTGAAGTCTCCGTTTGCCTGGGCCCCAACCCTGAACCCTGTTCCCACCCGCCACCTCTGCACGCCCCGCCAGGACCATGGCGTGGTTATCAGTGGACCCAGAGAGGACCCTGACCCGGCTGGTGGGCACGGTCCCTACAGCTTTGCCCTTGGCCCCAACCCTACGGTGCAGCGGGACTGGCACCTCCAGGCTCTCAACG GTTCCCACGCCTACCTCACCCTGGCCCTGCACTGGGTGGAGCCACGTGAGCACACAGTGCCTGTGGTTGTCAGCCACAACACTGGGACGTGGCAGCTCCTGGTCCAAG TGATTGTGTGTCGCTGCAACGTGGAGGGGCAGTGCATGCGCAAGGTCGGCCGCATGAAGGGCATGCCCTCGAAGCTGTCGGCGGTGGGCATCCTCGTGGGCACCTTGATGGCGATAG GCATCTTCCTCATCCTCATCTTCACTCATTTGACCTTGGCAAGGAAGAAGGATCTAGATCAGCCAGTGGACAGCGTGCCCCTGAAGGCGGCTGTTTGA